CGATGACTGTTGGTGCAGGCTGTTTGGATCAAATCGCGTCAGCCTGCCGCGGCGCCGGGATCAGCCGGGCGTTGCTGGTGACAGATCCCGGTCTGGCTGAATTACCGATGGTGACAAAAACCGTGGCACTGTGCCGGGAAGCCGGTATTGGCTGCGAAGTCTTCAGCAAAATCCAGGGCAACCCGACCGGAGAGAATGTTGAGGACGGACTGGCGGTATACCGTCAGGGCGGGTTCGATGGCGTGATTGCCTTTGGGGGCGGTTCCAGTCTGGACGCGGCCAAAGCCATCGCCCTGATGGCGGGTCAGGCCCTGCCTCTGTGGGCTTTTGAAGATGTCGAAGACAACTGGCAGCAGGCCAATGCCGAGGCCATCGCTCCTGTGATTGCGATTCCGACCACGGCAGGCACCGGGTCTGAGGTGGGCCGCGCATCGGTCATTACCGATAGCGCAAATCATGTGAAGAAAATTATCTTCCATCCCAAGATGCTGCCGGTCCGGGTTTTGCTTGATCCGCTGGTGACAACGGGCCTGCCACCGCATATCACCGCGGCAACCGGCATGGATGCACTGTCGCATAATCTGGAGGCTTACTGTGCGACCAGTTATCACCCCATGGCGGAAGGCATTGCGCTGGAAGGAATTCGTCTGATCAAAACTTATCTGCCGCAGGCGGTTGCCCTGGGGGACGATCTGGAAGCGCGCACCCAAATGCTGGTGGCATCCAGCATGGGGGCGACGGCGTTTCAGCGCGGGTTGGGCGGCATGCACGCCATCGCGCATACGCTGGGCGCCTTGTACAACAAACATCATGGGCTGCTCAATGCCATTCTGATGCCCTATGTTCTGGCGGCAAACCGCAGTGTGATTGAAGACAAGATCACGCATCTGGCCCGGTATCTTGATTTGCCGGAACCGGGTTTTGACAGCTTCCTGAACTGGATCCTGGATTTCCGCGCCGCTTTGAATATCCCGCATACACTGGCCGAGATTGATATCACGGTTGAAGAAGCCGGACAGGTGGGGGAAATGGCCGTGCAGGATCCGTCCGCCGGGGGCAATCCGATTGAATTTTCTGCGGAAGTATACAGCCAGATCTTTGTCGATGCAGTGACTGGCCGACTGACCACAGCGAGAGTCTGAGGAGACACAATGGGGATGAAAATAGGCATTCTGCAGTGTGATGATGTCCGCGACGACCTGCAACCCGCACACGGCAATTATCCGGCCATGTTCGAGCAACTGCTGCACCATGCCGACGACCAGCTTGAGCTGGTGTTTTACCGCGCGCTGGATGGCGAACTGCCCGCAGATGTGGATGAATGCGATGTCTACATGACCACCGGCAGTCGTCATGGTGTGAATGATGACTTACCCTGGATCCCGCCATTGCTGGCGTTTATCCGCGAGCTGGATGCACGACACAAGAAACTGGTGGGGATCTGCTTTGGTCATCAGCTGATTGCCAAAGCGTTGGGGGGCAAGGTCATTCAGGCACCGCAGGGCTGGGGCGTTGGTGTGGCGACCCATGATTTAATGGCCCTGCCGGATGGTGTTCATCTCATGGCGGCCATTCCA
The Photobacterium sp. GJ3 DNA segment above includes these coding regions:
- a CDS encoding iron-containing alcohol dehydrogenase encodes the protein MALQGNWNYPTPMTVGAGCLDQIASACRGAGISRALLVTDPGLAELPMVTKTVALCREAGIGCEVFSKIQGNPTGENVEDGLAVYRQGGFDGVIAFGGGSSLDAAKAIALMAGQALPLWAFEDVEDNWQQANAEAIAPVIAIPTTAGTGSEVGRASVITDSANHVKKIIFHPKMLPVRVLLDPLVTTGLPPHITAATGMDALSHNLEAYCATSYHPMAEGIALEGIRLIKTYLPQAVALGDDLEARTQMLVASSMGATAFQRGLGGMHAIAHTLGALYNKHHGLLNAILMPYVLAANRSVIEDKITHLARYLDLPEPGFDSFLNWILDFRAALNIPHTLAEIDITVEEAGQVGEMAVQDPSAGGNPIEFSAEVYSQIFVDAVTGRLTTARV
- a CDS encoding GMP synthase; translation: MKIGILQCDDVRDDLQPAHGNYPAMFEQLLHHADDQLELVFYRALDGELPADVDECDVYMTTGSRHGVNDDLPWIPPLLAFIRELDARHKKLVGICFGHQLIAKALGGKVIQAPQGWGVGVATHDLMALPDGVHLMAAIPDALSLVVSHQDQVVKLPDRAVVLAGSDFCPYAMIQVGPHFLGIQGHPEFSKPYSKDLMLARKASLPAEVLDNGLTSLQKPVDAERVTRWMLDFLRNT